From Atribacterota bacterium, one genomic window encodes:
- a CDS encoding MarR family transcriptional regulator — MNENILNMIVKLKSNKALDKKHMRMFCNLSIAEYKGIMAQKTGEEMTCQEMARVMDLSPSRSSRVIDNLVQKGYFIRKTSSYDRRTIAITLSSKGKKIKEEIKKNRQQMEQEIVEKFSDDEVEMIRNSLRMLLNYFM, encoded by the coding sequence ATGAATGAAAATATTCTAAATATGATTGTTAAACTAAAATCAAATAAAGCATTGGATAAAAAGCATATGAGGATGTTTTGTAATCTTTCTATTGCTGAATATAAGGGTATTATGGCTCAGAAAACCGGAGAAGAAATGACATGCCAGGAGATGGCCAGGGTCATGGATTTATCCCCATCAAGAAGTAGCCGGGTAATTGATAATTTAGTTCAGAAGGGGTATTTCATTAGAAAGACTAGCAGTTATGATAGAAGAACAATAGCTATTACATTATCCAGTAAAGGTAAAAAAATAAAGGAAGAGATTAAAAAAAACCGACAGCAGATGGAACAGGAAATTGTGGAAAAGTTTTCTGATGATGAAGTAGAAATGATCAGAAATTCATTGCGGATGTTACTTAATTATTTTATGTAA
- a CDS encoding Hsp20/alpha crystallin family protein: MDLIRWEPRENLMRSFFDDFFDIMNRPGGNKRRRWEEGGIWSPSTDLIDKKDKLIARIELPGVEKKDVKISLSENNLTIRGEIEKDKETKKEDYYCCERAYGTYSRTISLPTEVDQDKIKASFKNGILEITMPKKPEKKPKEISIETE, from the coding sequence ATGGATTTAATTCGTTGGGAACCGAGAGAAAATTTAATGCGCAGTTTCTTTGATGACTTCTTTGATATTATGAATAGGCCAGGTGGTAATAAAAGAAGAAGGTGGGAAGAAGGTGGCATATGGTCACCCTCAACTGATTTAATTGATAAAAAGGATAAATTGATTGCAAGAATTGAATTACCTGGAGTAGAAAAAAAAGATGTTAAAATATCTTTAAGTGAGAACAATCTGACTATTCGAGGCGAAATAGAAAAAGACAAAGAAACAAAAAAAGAAGATTATTATTGTTGTGAAAGGGCATATGGGACATATTCCAGAACAATATCTCTACCTACTGAAGTTGACCAGGATAAAATTAAGGCAAGTTTTAAAAATGGTATATTAGAGATTACTATGCCCAAAAAACCGGAGAAAAAACCGAAAGAAATTAGCATCGAAACAGAATAA
- a CDS encoding TraB/GumN family protein — MLQNNKDIHHISLEGKDIYLIGTAHVSKTSADTVKEFIEEEKPDSVCVELCPSRFQSITNPDKWKEMDIITIIKQKKALLLLVNLILSAFQKRLARQLGIRPGQEMIQAIQSAKDNNINLVLADRDIQVTFTRIWKKLSLFGKLRLFFMLLLSIFNQEEISEEEIEKLKSEDMLTAALQDLATSFPRLKNTLIDERDQYLAEKIKNSPGSKIIAVVGAGHVPGIKKEIYNDHDLKKLTYIPKSAKWTKWLLWAIPIAIIVMIISTFRISTVSGFNQILQWLIWNGSLAALGTLIAAGHPFSILTAFFVAPISSLNPLLAAGWFAGIVEAMVRKPKVDDFEKLGDITTFGDFFRNRVTKILLIVALANLGSSLGTFVGGARVIKIFFDTIS; from the coding sequence ATGTTGCAAAATAATAAAGATATTCACCATATTTCATTAGAAGGTAAAGATATTTATTTAATTGGTACTGCACATGTATCAAAAACAAGTGCAGATACCGTAAAAGAATTTATTGAAGAAGAGAAACCAGATTCTGTTTGTGTTGAATTATGTCCATCCAGATTTCAATCAATCACAAACCCGGATAAGTGGAAAGAGATGGATATTATTACAATTATTAAACAAAAAAAAGCTTTGCTTTTGCTGGTAAATTTAATCCTTTCTGCTTTCCAGAAAAGATTAGCACGGCAGCTGGGAATAAGGCCTGGACAGGAAATGATACAAGCAATACAATCAGCCAAAGATAATAATATTAATTTAGTTTTAGCTGACCGTGATATCCAGGTAACTTTTACCCGGATATGGAAAAAGTTAAGTCTTTTTGGTAAATTACGCCTGTTTTTTATGCTTTTGCTCAGTATTTTCAATCAAGAAGAAATATCAGAAGAAGAAATCGAAAAACTTAAATCTGAGGATATGCTCACTGCTGCCCTGCAGGATTTGGCTACATCCTTCCCCCGATTAAAAAATACTTTAATCGATGAGCGTGACCAATATCTTGCAGAAAAGATAAAAAATTCTCCGGGCAGTAAGATTATTGCTGTAGTTGGAGCAGGACATGTTCCCGGAATCAAAAAAGAAATATATAATGACCATGACCTGAAAAAGTTAACATATATTCCTAAAAGCGCAAAATGGACAAAATGGTTACTATGGGCAATTCCTATTGCCATAATAGTAATGATTATTTCAACCTTTAGAATATCCACAGTAAGTGGTTTTAATCAGATCCTGCAATGGCTTATCTGGAATGGTTCCCTGGCTGCATTGGGAACATTAATTGCAGCCGGCCATCCTTTCTCAATTTTAACAGCCTTTTTTGTTGCCCCTATCAGCTCTTTAAACCCATTACTGGCCGCAGGCTGGTTTGCAGGAATCGTGGAGGCAATGGTTAGGAAGCCAAAAGTGGATGATTTTGAAAAATTAGGCGATATTACTACTTTTGGTGATTTCTTCAGGAATAGGGTTACCAAGATATTACTGATAGTAGCTCTGGCTAATTTGGGAAGCTCACTGGGAACATTTGTCGGTGGAGCCAGGGTAATAAAAATATTTTTTGATACTATATCATAA
- a CDS encoding MMPL family transporter, which translates to MKKIAKFITTHSKILIVVVIFVTILGLTQISNLRIEDDITKYLSENDEEIKFYQEISEKFEQYDENLTLISLEYDNTLFTLENLQNLKTIIENLEKSEYVVSVNSFLNMPKIIGTDFGIEVSNFVEDFPTTEEDVLQLKEEVLQDELIKENYLSSDGQVVLLMLESPDNVNGSHLCSDLENIINQYNKNLERIEYFGLPIMEVQITEMALDNMSFAIIAALVIIAILYYCFRSIQGTLLPILIALLTSFWVLSLVASSGGTVTIVISVIPVLMLALVTAYAIHFINRYYEERNNLPPGEAIEHTIEFISVPILMSALTTMAGFASLTTAVVRPMTEFGIFATIGIFLAFILTIFLLGAILSRFAPRQVPKNFSFHTDDFVSKLLKAVAKIVTTKKTIVIALILIIIFISVIFSTKVQTDSSIEGRLGINNPITKTMEYFKEKFGGVDFLYVYLEAESVKHPYILRNIEKIQNYAKSLPSLSQPTSISIFLAQLNNAMENKNIIPANPNKIDNLWFFAGDNEFVNSMIANDGKNTILQVRSKEMVSDDIEQSIQKVEEFIQQIPGKVKGIDMNQLTSAEKEQYYPYIAKEITSSWESNGAVFNETQIEELHKELIRIAVLTDNSFIELSEIFVEEIISLSSLELGDFGIEPVEIRPILFSYLKTGLDDLLFMEDLVKQLDVSAFDAEYLKEIIDSSIAILTEREKIKYAQTQIADLFNLQLSSRDANYLWYLLDDYVYLPDESGNISFTYRLTGIPVVTNEVNKGIYDGQVKSMLIAFFIVFLLLFIQFRSLLTGIISIIPIILTIITAFGIMGLLKISLNIGTMMVASIAIGAGIDYTIHFVTRYNQEIIKKADSVKAITVTLTGSGRAIFFNSISVAAGCFVLAFSEIKMISEFSILIGSVMLISVVYTLLLLPLLLHYIKFKIKNTEKSP; encoded by the coding sequence ATGAAAAAAATAGCTAAATTTATTACTACTCATTCAAAAATACTAATAGTAGTAGTAATATTTGTAACCATCCTGGGTCTTACCCAGATTAGCAATTTAAGAATAGAGGATGATATAACAAAATATCTATCTGAAAATGATGAAGAGATTAAGTTTTATCAGGAAATATCAGAAAAATTTGAGCAATATGATGAAAACCTTACTCTTATTTCTCTCGAGTATGACAATACTTTATTCACCCTGGAAAATTTACAAAATTTAAAAACCATCATTGAAAATCTGGAAAAATCCGAATATGTTGTTTCTGTAAATTCTTTTTTGAATATGCCTAAAATTATTGGCACTGATTTTGGCATTGAAGTAAGTAATTTTGTTGAAGATTTTCCTACAACTGAAGAAGATGTTTTACAGCTTAAAGAAGAAGTTTTACAGGATGAATTGATAAAAGAGAATTACCTTTCATCCGATGGCCAGGTTGTTCTTTTGATGTTAGAATCCCCGGACAATGTTAATGGTTCCCATCTATGTAGTGATTTAGAAAATATAATCAATCAATATAATAAAAACCTGGAGCGCATTGAGTATTTCGGACTTCCGATTATGGAAGTACAAATTACAGAAATGGCTTTGGATAACATGTCATTTGCAATTATTGCCGCTCTCGTAATCATTGCAATACTTTATTACTGTTTCAGAAGTATACAGGGAACTTTATTGCCTATTTTAATCGCCCTTCTCACCTCTTTCTGGGTTTTAAGCCTGGTAGCATCATCAGGGGGAACAGTCACCATTGTTATATCTGTAATTCCAGTTTTAATGCTGGCACTGGTAACCGCTTATGCGATTCATTTTATCAATCGCTATTATGAAGAAAGAAATAATCTTCCTCCAGGGGAAGCAATTGAACACACTATTGAATTTATTTCTGTTCCAATTCTAATGAGCGCATTAACTACTATGGCGGGCTTTGCATCATTGACTACCGCAGTGGTAAGACCAATGACAGAATTTGGCATATTTGCCACAATCGGTATCTTTCTTGCTTTTATTCTTACTATTTTTTTGTTGGGAGCAATTCTCAGCAGATTTGCACCCAGACAGGTACCTAAAAATTTTTCCTTTCATACCGACGATTTCGTGAGTAAATTATTAAAGGCAGTTGCTAAGATTGTAACAACTAAAAAAACTATTGTAATTGCATTAATCCTGATAATTATTTTTATATCAGTTATTTTTTCCACTAAAGTGCAAACCGATTCCAGTATTGAAGGCAGATTAGGAATAAATAATCCTATTACCAAAACTATGGAATATTTTAAAGAGAAATTTGGTGGAGTTGATTTTCTTTATGTCTATCTGGAAGCAGAAAGTGTTAAGCATCCGTATATACTAAGAAATATTGAAAAGATTCAAAATTATGCAAAGAGTTTGCCCTCTCTTTCTCAACCAACTTCGATTAGTATTTTCCTCGCTCAACTTAATAATGCAATGGAAAATAAGAATATTATTCCAGCTAATCCTAATAAAATAGATAATTTATGGTTCTTCGCCGGAGATAATGAATTTGTCAATTCAATGATTGCCAATGATGGTAAAAATACTATTTTACAGGTTCGCTCAAAAGAAATGGTTTCAGATGATATTGAACAATCAATTCAAAAAGTCGAAGAGTTCATCCAGCAAATTCCCGGAAAAGTGAAAGGAATAGACATGAATCAATTAACCTCTGCTGAAAAAGAGCAATATTACCCATATATCGCAAAAGAAATTACCAGTTCATGGGAATCAAATGGAGCAGTATTTAACGAGACACAAATAGAGGAATTACACAAAGAGCTTATACGTATTGCCGTACTAACTGATAACAGTTTTATTGAGTTAAGTGAAATATTTGTTGAAGAAATAATTAGCCTGTCATCTTTAGAGCTGGGAGATTTTGGCATTGAACCGGTCGAGATTAGACCTATTCTTTTTAGTTATCTAAAAACCGGTTTAGATGATTTACTCTTTATGGAAGATTTGGTCAAACAATTGGATGTTTCAGCATTTGATGCTGAGTATTTGAAAGAAATTATTGACAGCTCTATCGCTATTTTAACTGAGAGGGAAAAAATCAAATATGCCCAAACACAGATAGCCGATTTATTCAATTTACAGCTCAGCAGTCGTGATGCAAATTATCTCTGGTATCTGCTTGATGATTATGTTTATTTGCCTGATGAAAGCGGTAATATAAGTTTTACATACAGGCTTACCGGCATTCCGGTTGTTACCAATGAGGTTAATAAAGGTATTTATGATGGACAGGTTAAAAGTATGCTTATAGCATTTTTTATAGTTTTTTTATTACTGTTTATACAATTCCGTTCATTATTAACTGGCATTATTTCCATCATTCCAATTATTTTAACCATTATAACAGCTTTTGGTATAATGGGATTATTGAAGATATCCCTCAATATCGGTACTATGATGGTAGCAAGTATCGCCATTGGGGCTGGAATTGATTATACTATACATTTCGTTACTCGCTATAATCAGGAAATTATCAAAAAAGCAGATTCGGTAAAAGCAATAACTGTCACCTTAACAGGATCCGGGCGTGCTATATTTTTTAACTCTATATCTGTTGCTGCAGGTTGTTTTGTTTTAGCATTTTCAGAAATTAAAATGATTTCAGAATTTTCTATATTAATTGGAAGTGTAATGCTGATTAGTGTGGTTTATACATTATTACTTTTGCCACTTTTATTGCATTATATTAAATTTAAAATAAAAAATACAGAAAAGAGCCCTTAG
- a CDS encoding flavin reductase family protein, producing MKKSIGPKTLLGAVPVLVVGSYDQENKPNLATVAWGGICNSEPPCVNISLRKNRYSYRNIISRKVFTVNVLFNTQVREADFYGISSGAKYNKFEKTRITPVKSEIVDAPYGEEFPMVLECRVINQIEIGSHVMFVGEILDVKIENSLLDEDGKFNKNKIKPILYIPTLGEYFTMGEYLGKGHSIGRKYISS from the coding sequence ATGAAGAAATCAATTGGTCCAAAAACTCTTTTGGGAGCTGTTCCAGTATTGGTTGTTGGAAGTTATGACCAGGAAAACAAACCAAATTTGGCTACCGTTGCATGGGGAGGGATATGTAATTCAGAGCCCCCATGTGTCAATATTTCTCTGAGAAAAAACCGGTATTCTTATCGCAACATTATTTCTCGAAAGGTATTCACGGTTAATGTTTTATTCAATACCCAGGTCCGGGAGGCAGATTTTTATGGTATATCATCAGGAGCCAAGTATAATAAATTTGAAAAAACTCGTATTACCCCTGTAAAAAGCGAGATTGTAGATGCTCCCTATGGAGAAGAGTTTCCGATGGTTCTGGAATGTCGGGTTATAAATCAAATTGAAATAGGTTCCCATGTTATGTTTGTGGGTGAAATTTTGGATGTAAAAATTGAAAATAGTTTGCTGGACGAAGATGGTAAATTTAATAAAAATAAGATCAAACCAATTTTATACATTCCTACCCTGGGAGAATATTTTACTATGGGAGAGTACCTGGGAAAAGGGCATTCAATTGGAAGAAAATATATTTCTTCTTAA